The following coding sequences are from one Myxococcus guangdongensis window:
- a CDS encoding polyketide synthase family protein, translating into MTSHPQSAIRKSTPIAIIGASCMVAGTETPEQLWQYIVAGTPRFAQVPESRFKWQSFYSQDASDTEKGEVWRASFFGELELPWREYKVGPKMLDELHRCELYTVEAIRRALADARLLEREFARERTAVIMGGSEMGYDSRITHPFLWHLPQLMEAIQKAVDDSGLPEEARRRILESSEKTFREVSHREFTRGTVSGMSLALGRACSLFDLKGPHFVVNSACSSVLLGLESAVNGLSLGDYDVALVGGTSPYLTPAPFVTFERMRLLTREAQPRPFDANASGTLLGEGTGFFVLRRLEDALKQGDSILGVIRGISGANDGRRGALISPPVEAQVTAAQRAYELAGYAPESVQYLECHANGVEFLEASELTAMGKVFSNHAPGGLTLGSTKNMVGYLLSASTLPGIVRTLMALKHQTLPAQAHVREPRDELRVEGAPFQVRSRPVPWMAPAGGVPRRAGINSLAMGGQAYHLTLEEYLPEYHAQLVASLGPPPKREPVAVVAYGALAPGAHNSDTFFENVMAKQDSIIRIPKERFDIDRYFGPEGVTGKIYCPLGGFVEDFTFDEKAFLIPPTLAVQLDRSHVFALTVAAEALRKTTAPQKAPKRTAVFMADMPGRLREREVELRIAYTEMDGLFRRVLQESGLAAGAVDGLARRAEGNFKAHMAPMTPYTHAGYAGSSEATLIAHVYGFKGATGIYESTCASSLAAIEAGVANLQLDLADVVLAGGSFADLAPELYAINCTFRGMSGTGSRPFDADASGFIPGEGAGVVVLKRLKDAERDGDTILGLIKGIGSSSDGKGKSLLAPNPVGQELAVRRALERADVSPASIQYIECHGTATPVGDFTEISTYSQVMQGRAPGSVGIGSVKSMIGHLHSAAGVINLVKVLKSLEHKVMPPQLHCERPNPDIAWDTVPFQVITEPRAWAPPEDGGPRRAGVSAFGMGGTNYHLVVEEYRGRQDDEALSPETFPMVGAVLERTETSLTALRELRLETDPYLREHKVNGVAVLPGTFGMELMAEAALLLRPGLQVRGLESVRYHQAAKVWEGRSTRLLVDARTGVLDAHGRVAVTVQVDMELRPRADLPPLRRKLYTGTVLLGARRDVADVTVEAGAAALFTAEGRQDFGPFYNQGEEAYLGPRMQGCRQLRFVSATQQAAWVKEVGTSDLFSFTSTPRLRVSPLALDAINHAAGMTAYYSLESLVLPDGADSLRLHAPLPQGEEVAVLSTYLGTQEGIARLRVVAFHPRTHQVYVEIEGLRFSVLGHLGPVLKPFLDGRQKGMSGRV; encoded by the coding sequence ATGACTTCGCACCCGCAGTCCGCCATCAGAAAGTCCACGCCCATCGCCATCATCGGGGCCTCGTGCATGGTGGCGGGGACTGAAACACCCGAGCAGCTCTGGCAATACATCGTCGCGGGGACGCCCCGGTTCGCGCAGGTGCCCGAGTCGCGCTTCAAGTGGCAGAGCTTCTACAGCCAGGACGCGTCCGACACGGAGAAGGGCGAGGTGTGGAGGGCGTCCTTCTTCGGTGAGCTGGAGCTGCCCTGGCGTGAGTACAAGGTCGGGCCGAAGATGCTCGATGAGCTGCACCGGTGCGAGCTGTACACCGTGGAGGCCATCCGTCGCGCGCTGGCGGATGCGCGCCTGCTGGAGCGTGAGTTCGCCCGGGAGCGGACCGCCGTCATCATGGGCGGCTCGGAGATGGGCTACGACTCGCGCATCACCCATCCGTTCCTCTGGCACCTGCCGCAGTTGATGGAGGCCATCCAGAAGGCCGTCGATGACTCGGGGCTCCCCGAGGAGGCGCGCCGTCGCATCCTGGAGTCCTCGGAGAAGACGTTCCGCGAGGTCAGCCACCGCGAGTTCACCCGAGGCACCGTGTCGGGCATGAGCCTGGCCCTGGGCCGCGCCTGCTCGCTGTTCGACTTGAAGGGCCCGCACTTCGTCGTCAACTCCGCGTGCTCGTCCGTGCTCCTGGGGTTGGAGAGCGCGGTCAACGGGCTCTCGCTGGGGGACTACGACGTCGCGCTGGTGGGAGGCACCAGCCCGTACCTGACGCCCGCGCCCTTCGTCACCTTCGAGCGCATGCGCCTGCTCACGCGCGAGGCGCAGCCCCGGCCCTTCGACGCCAACGCCTCCGGGACGCTGCTGGGTGAGGGCACGGGCTTCTTCGTGCTGCGGCGGCTCGAGGATGCGCTGAAGCAGGGCGACTCCATCCTCGGGGTCATCCGCGGCATCAGCGGCGCGAACGATGGCCGTCGGGGCGCGTTGATCAGCCCGCCCGTGGAGGCGCAGGTCACCGCGGCCCAGCGGGCCTACGAGCTGGCGGGATACGCCCCCGAGTCCGTGCAGTACCTGGAGTGCCACGCCAACGGCGTGGAGTTCCTGGAGGCCTCCGAGCTGACCGCCATGGGCAAGGTGTTCAGCAACCATGCGCCCGGCGGTCTCACGCTGGGCTCGACGAAGAACATGGTGGGCTACCTGCTGTCGGCCTCCACGCTGCCCGGCATCGTCCGCACGCTGATGGCGCTCAAGCACCAGACGCTGCCGGCCCAGGCGCACGTGCGCGAGCCGCGGGACGAGCTGCGTGTGGAGGGCGCGCCGTTCCAGGTGCGCTCGCGGCCCGTGCCGTGGATGGCGCCCGCTGGCGGAGTCCCGCGTCGCGCCGGAATCAACTCCCTGGCGATGGGAGGACAGGCCTACCACCTCACGCTGGAGGAGTACCTGCCCGAGTACCACGCGCAGCTCGTGGCGAGCCTCGGTCCCCCGCCGAAGCGGGAGCCTGTCGCCGTCGTCGCGTATGGCGCCCTCGCGCCCGGTGCGCACAACAGCGACACGTTCTTCGAGAACGTGATGGCGAAGCAGGACTCCATCATCCGGATTCCGAAGGAGCGGTTCGACATCGACCGGTACTTCGGGCCCGAGGGTGTGACGGGGAAGATCTACTGCCCGCTCGGCGGCTTCGTCGAGGACTTCACCTTCGACGAGAAGGCGTTCCTCATCCCGCCGACGCTGGCCGTCCAGTTGGACCGCTCGCACGTCTTCGCGCTGACGGTCGCCGCGGAGGCGCTCCGCAAGACGACGGCGCCCCAGAAGGCACCGAAGCGGACGGCCGTCTTCATGGCGGACATGCCCGGCCGCCTGCGTGAGCGCGAGGTGGAGCTGCGCATCGCCTACACGGAGATGGATGGGCTGTTCCGCCGCGTGCTCCAGGAGAGCGGGCTGGCCGCTGGCGCCGTCGATGGGCTCGCCCGTCGCGCGGAGGGGAACTTCAAGGCGCACATGGCGCCCATGACGCCGTATACGCACGCGGGCTACGCAGGCAGCTCGGAGGCCACGCTCATCGCCCACGTGTATGGGTTCAAGGGCGCCACGGGCATCTACGAGAGCACCTGTGCGTCCTCGCTGGCCGCCATCGAGGCGGGCGTGGCGAACCTCCAGTTGGATTTGGCGGACGTCGTGCTCGCGGGCGGCTCCTTCGCGGACCTGGCGCCGGAGCTGTACGCCATCAACTGCACCTTCCGGGGCATGAGCGGAACCGGGAGCCGCCCCTTCGACGCGGACGCGTCCGGGTTCATCCCCGGAGAGGGCGCGGGCGTCGTCGTGCTCAAGCGATTGAAGGACGCGGAGCGGGATGGAGACACCATCCTCGGGCTCATCAAGGGCATCGGCTCGTCGAGTGACGGCAAGGGCAAGTCGCTGCTCGCGCCCAACCCCGTGGGCCAGGAGCTGGCGGTCCGCCGCGCGCTCGAGCGCGCCGACGTCTCACCCGCGTCCATCCAGTACATCGAGTGCCACGGCACGGCGACCCCCGTGGGGGACTTCACCGAAATCTCCACCTACTCGCAGGTGATGCAGGGGCGCGCGCCGGGCTCGGTGGGCATCGGCTCGGTGAAGTCGATGATTGGCCATCTGCACTCGGCGGCGGGTGTCATCAACCTGGTCAAGGTCCTGAAGAGCCTGGAGCACAAGGTGATGCCGCCGCAGCTCCACTGTGAGCGCCCCAATCCCGACATCGCGTGGGACACGGTGCCCTTCCAGGTCATCACCGAGCCTCGTGCCTGGGCTCCTCCCGAGGATGGAGGTCCACGTCGGGCGGGCGTCAGCGCCTTCGGCATGGGCGGGACGAACTACCACCTCGTGGTGGAGGAGTACCGGGGGCGGCAGGACGACGAGGCGCTGAGCCCTGAGACCTTCCCGATGGTGGGCGCCGTGCTGGAGCGCACGGAGACTTCGCTGACCGCGCTGCGCGAGCTGCGATTGGAGACGGACCCTTACCTGCGTGAGCACAAGGTGAACGGCGTCGCCGTGCTGCCGGGTACCTTCGGGATGGAGCTGATGGCCGAGGCGGCCTTGTTGCTGCGACCCGGGCTCCAGGTGAGGGGATTGGAGTCGGTCCGCTACCACCAGGCCGCGAAGGTGTGGGAGGGCCGGAGCACGCGGCTGCTCGTCGATGCGCGGACGGGCGTCCTGGATGCGCACGGGCGCGTGGCGGTGACGGTCCAGGTGGACATGGAGCTGAGGCCGCGCGCGGACCTGCCACCCCTGCGACGCAAGCTCTACACCGGCACGGTGCTGCTCGGCGCGCGGCGGGACGTGGCCGACGTGACGGTGGAGGCCGGCGCGGCGGCGCTCTTCACGGCGGAAGGACGTCAGGACTTCGGTCCGTTCTACAACCAGGGCGAGGAGGCCTACCTGGGGCCTCGCATGCAGGGCTGCCGTCAGCTGCGGTTCGTGTCGGCCACGCAGCAGGCGGCGTGGGTGAAGGAAGTGGGGACGAGCGACCTCTTCTCGTTCACGAGCACTCCGCGTCTGCGGGTGTCGCCGCTCGCGCTCGATGCCATCAACCACGCGGCGGGGATGACGGCGTACTACTCGCTGGAGTCGCTGGTCCTCCCGGATGGGGCCGACAGCCTGCGGCTCCATGCTCCGCTCCCGCAGGGTGAGGAGGTCGCCGTCCTCAGCACGTACCTGGGGACCCAGGAGGGCATCGCCAGGCTGCGCGTCGTCGCCTTCCATCCCCGGACTCACCAGGTCTACGTCGAGATCGAGGGGCTGCGCTTCAGCGTGCTGGGGCACCTGGGCCCGGTGCTCAAGCCCTTCCTCGATGGTCGTCAGAAAGGAATGTCGGGACGGGTGTAG
- a CDS encoding non-ribosomal peptide synthetase, which yields MSSPSSFQAPFVVGTRAAGLVLCLLSAGLGGWAWLGFAHGALSLLRVPRRGLLVELAVASALLWLVVPAWPPLVAAVLMLLVIPLAPESQALKLNGLDRYFYLQDGPGSRMNSHHFVDTATPLEREPLERAVAAVLNELPLARSFVREAALGVARFVARRPWVEPSRLLCWSDAPVEAEDSRLLDAPMDLRRLPPWRVIHAPRPEGGYRLCLTVHHCAVDGEGGLLMLDLLVRRYNELRAGRALSPRLPGHGGQRLRELLRPRGFAGMWRLVRRHFSMGDTDKGASAVLADDPATRPTHTRHHLLRIPADTWQRLKAVSTAEGVSRNDLLVGAVFRAASALRRERGQEQLRFRTFVPTNLRSALGVPSGLGNYLGMLQVVASPEDLRSPALEKTLSESIRKLREPDEAVSFMVNMGLLTLMPPGMFRAGLRSNDADPSAFNYSLLVSTIRQPEALALPEGVETERVLVRGSLTGRPCFGVVIIHSGGEVHGVLEYLSPTVRDETAREFAERWVAEVERMAMGPGVTAAVG from the coding sequence ATGTCCTCACCTTCGTCCTTTCAAGCGCCGTTCGTCGTGGGTACCCGCGCGGCCGGCCTGGTGTTGTGTCTGCTCTCCGCGGGGCTCGGTGGGTGGGCCTGGCTCGGGTTCGCCCATGGCGCGCTGAGCTTGTTGCGCGTGCCGCGGCGGGGGCTGCTCGTGGAGTTGGCGGTCGCCTCGGCGTTGCTGTGGCTGGTGGTGCCCGCATGGCCGCCGCTGGTGGCCGCGGTGTTGATGCTGCTCGTGATTCCGCTCGCGCCTGAGTCGCAGGCGCTGAAGCTGAACGGCCTGGACCGCTACTTCTACCTGCAGGACGGTCCTGGCTCGCGGATGAACTCGCATCACTTCGTGGACACGGCCACGCCGCTGGAGCGCGAGCCGCTGGAGCGCGCTGTCGCCGCCGTGTTGAACGAGCTCCCGTTGGCGCGCTCGTTCGTGCGCGAGGCGGCGCTGGGCGTGGCGAGGTTCGTCGCCCGTCGTCCCTGGGTGGAGCCCTCGCGGCTGCTGTGCTGGTCCGACGCTCCGGTGGAGGCGGAGGACTCACGCCTGTTGGATGCGCCGATGGACTTGCGGCGACTGCCTCCGTGGCGGGTGATTCATGCGCCACGGCCCGAGGGCGGGTACCGGCTGTGTCTCACGGTGCACCACTGCGCGGTTGATGGTGAGGGTGGGCTGCTGATGCTGGACCTGCTCGTGCGTCGGTACAACGAGCTGCGCGCGGGACGGGCGCTGTCGCCTCGACTCCCCGGGCATGGTGGGCAGCGGCTGCGGGAGCTGTTGCGGCCTCGGGGCTTCGCGGGGATGTGGAGACTGGTGCGCCGTCACTTCTCCATGGGAGACACGGACAAGGGCGCCTCCGCGGTGCTCGCCGATGACCCGGCCACGCGGCCCACGCACACGCGGCACCACCTGCTGCGGATTCCGGCGGACACGTGGCAGCGGCTCAAGGCGGTCTCCACGGCGGAGGGCGTGAGCCGCAATGACCTGCTGGTGGGCGCGGTCTTCCGTGCGGCCAGCGCGCTGCGCCGCGAGCGGGGGCAGGAGCAGCTGCGCTTCAGGACCTTCGTTCCCACGAACCTGCGGAGCGCGCTGGGGGTGCCCTCGGGTCTGGGGAACTACCTGGGCATGCTGCAGGTCGTGGCGAGCCCCGAGGACCTGCGCTCACCCGCGCTGGAGAAGACGCTCTCGGAGTCCATCCGGAAGTTGAGGGAGCCGGACGAGGCGGTGAGCTTCATGGTGAACATGGGGCTGCTGACGCTCATGCCGCCGGGGATGTTCCGGGCGGGGCTGCGGAGCAACGACGCGGACCCCTCCGCGTTCAACTACTCGCTGCTCGTGAGCACCATCCGGCAGCCCGAGGCGTTGGCGCTGCCCGAAGGCGTGGAGACGGAGCGGGTGCTGGTGCGGGGCTCGCTGACGGGCAGGCCCTGTTTCGGTGTCGTCATCATCCACTCGGGAGGCGAGGTGCACGGGGTGCTCGAGTACCTCTCGCCGACGGTCCGCGACGAGACGGCGCGAGAGTTCGCCGAGCGCTGGGTGGCGGAGGTGGAGCGGATGGCGATGGGCCCTGGCGTCACGGCGGCGGTGGGCTGA
- the fabD gene encoding ACP S-malonyltransferase, with translation MNDTAWAWLFPGQGSQKVGMGRKMLERSSAARRVFEEASDAIGEDLKRLCLDGPFERLTATENAQPAIVTVSVACLVELEERGLKPSVVVGHSVGEFSALVAAGCMPLATAVRAVRKRGQLMASVTTPGGMLAVMGLDGVRLAELCHDAAREGVVVMAIHNSPKQFVLSGDRSVLERFKDVALSAGATECVMLDVSHAFHSPLMGQVEEVWKSVVAGLQLRMPRYPVLLNTTAKPVKTLVCIRRSLLTQITGPVLWSQCMQALVEQGVTRVLEVGDSKVVSSLARRTAPTLQTLTFLEPTVLGQLAHAC, from the coding sequence ATGAACGACACGGCGTGGGCCTGGCTCTTCCCGGGGCAGGGCTCTCAGAAGGTGGGGATGGGGCGGAAGATGCTGGAGCGCTCCAGCGCGGCCCGGAGGGTGTTCGAGGAGGCCTCGGACGCCATCGGCGAGGACTTGAAGCGGCTGTGCCTGGACGGGCCGTTCGAGCGGCTGACGGCGACCGAGAACGCGCAGCCCGCCATCGTGACGGTGAGCGTGGCGTGCCTCGTGGAGCTGGAGGAGCGGGGGCTGAAGCCCTCGGTGGTGGTGGGGCACAGCGTGGGGGAGTTCTCCGCGTTGGTGGCGGCGGGGTGCATGCCATTGGCCACGGCGGTTCGCGCGGTGAGGAAGCGTGGGCAGTTGATGGCGAGCGTGACGACGCCGGGCGGGATGCTGGCCGTCATGGGGCTGGACGGCGTGAGGCTGGCCGAGCTGTGTCACGACGCCGCGAGAGAAGGCGTGGTGGTGATGGCCATCCACAACAGCCCGAAGCAGTTCGTGTTGTCCGGGGACCGGAGTGTCCTGGAGCGGTTCAAGGACGTGGCCCTGTCGGCGGGGGCGACGGAGTGCGTGATGTTGGACGTGAGCCATGCCTTTCACTCGCCGCTGATGGGGCAGGTGGAGGAGGTGTGGAAGTCGGTGGTGGCGGGCCTCCAGCTCCGGATGCCTCGCTACCCGGTGCTGCTCAACACCACCGCGAAGCCGGTGAAGACGCTGGTCTGCATCCGGCGCTCGCTGCTGACCCAAATCACGGGGCCGGTGCTGTGGTCCCAGTGCATGCAGGCGCTCGTCGAGCAGGGCGTGACGCGCGTGCTGGAAGTGGGGGACAGCAAGGTCGTCTCGTCCCTCGCGCGGAGGACGGCGCCGACGCTCCAGACCTTGACGTTCCTGGAGCCGACGGTCCTGGGGCAGCTCGCGCACGCCTGCTGA